The DNA segment GAGGCGGAAGTACAGGTCGGCGCGGAAGCGTCCGGCCGCGACCTCGTTGCGCAGGACGCGGTTGGTGGCCGCGACGATCCGTACATCAACCTTGCGCGGCTTGGAGGCGCCCACCCGCAGCACCTCTCCGTCTTCAAGCACGCGTAACAGCTTGGCCTGGAAGTCGGTGCCGGCCTCGGCGATTTCGTCTAGGAACAAGGTGCCGCCCGAGGCGCGCTCGAAGCACCCGGCGCGCGCCGCGATCGCGCCCGTGAACGAACCTTTCTCATGGCCGAAGAGTTCGCTTTCGACTACGCCTTCGGCGAAGGCCTTGCAGTTGACCGCGACGAATGGGCCCTCCGCGCGATGGCTCCAGTAATGAAGCATGCGGGCGACCAGCTCCTTGCCGGTCCCGCTCTCGCCTTCGATAAGCGCGGTCGAACGCGAGGGCGCCACCCGGCGCACCATCGCGACTAGGTTCTTGCTCTGCGAGCTTTCGGCGATAAAGGCGGCGGCCGTGCTGGCGACGTCGAGCTGCTGACGCAGGCGGCGGTTCTCGCGCTGGAGCGACCCCATCTCGATCGCCCGCGTCAGAATCTTGCTCAGCTCGTCGGCATTGAGGGGCTTGGTCAGATAGTCGAAGGCCCCCTCGCGCATCGCGGCCACGGCCGAGGTCACGCTGGGCTCGCTAGCCATCAGGACGACCGCGATATCCGGCCGCCGACCCCGCACCCGCCGCAGCAGATCCAGGCCGTCTAGCCCGTGCGTGCGCACGGCGGCAAGGATGACCTCGCATCCCTGTTCGGCAGCGGCCAGCGCCCCTTCGGCGCTCGGGCAGACGTCGCAGTCGAAACCCTCTTGCTCCAGGGCCATGGCCAGCGAGCGCGCCGCAACCTCGTCTTCGTCGACGATCAGGATGCGCGCCCGGTAGGGCTCCAAGGCTACTGCGCCTAATCCTTGAGACATTAGCGTATCGCCTAATCTGCTACGGTCTATCGAGCGTACTGTGGCATAATTGCGCAGGGCGCACCCCGTGTCAACAGGCCGCATGGGACGTCTGTGCATATCCGGATGACGGTCCCAAGGCCATGTTGGCAATCCGCAACGCATCGGAAATCCCATCTTTTACTCCAGAAGCAGGGCTAAGCTGCGACAGGTAAGCTGCCCGGGCCGGAATCGAACCGTCCGTCGGGTAACCGGTTATCTTCGCGGTGACGGTTGTTGCTCGCGTCGGTGCAATTTCGCTCTGGCCGCATCGCCGTTCATCCGGCAAGCACATAACGCCAGATACATGCCATCGTGCCCGCCCTGCATCGCGCGGCGCGGCGTTGACGAATCGCCACACCGTGCGCAACCGCCTTCTGGTACGAGATGCTCGGAGCCGTGCGGGAAAATTCTGGAAGCCCTGATCGGGCCGTTTCGGGCTTGAGCGTTTGTGCAACGCCGCATGAGACACCTCAGCGGCGGTCTTTCATTTAGGCGACCACGGCGCGTCCCAGAGTGTTACGGTCGCCAGCCGATTCGTGTAACGCTTCGTGGCAGTGCGATGTCTTGATTCGGTGCGCTCGGTTTGAGGAGATGGCTCCCCGGGCCGGATTCGAACCAGCGACTTGACGGTTAACAGCCGTCCGCTCTACCGACTGAGCTACCGGGGAGCACGCGCAGCGCGCAGGCCCTTCTTTCGTAACCGCACAGCGGCGTGAAATCAAGCAGTGCTCCCCCGTCCTGAGCACGCCGGCGGGGTTATCGGTTTGGATTGCCGCTGCGCTGGTTGCGCACGCTGCGATCGGCGATAATTCAAACAGTGGTGTTATGGGCGAGCTGATACGGCTCGAAGAGATTGAGCGGGCGCGCCGGCGCACCCGCGCGCGGGTTGCCGAGCGCGAGCATCTGGAACGCGCGGTCGCGATTCTCCGCGAGAACCTTGCGGCGGCGGCCCAAGCGCTGCGTGACGCGCCCGCCGACGAGCAGCCGGGGCTGCTTAGCCACGTCGAGAAACTCGCCGCGCTGGTGCGCTACGGGCTCAGGATGCTGGGCGAGGCGCCCGAGGCCGATACGCCCAACCCGGCCAAGGCGGTCGATCCCCAATAGCCCGTCGCTGCGCCTAGCGCAGCTTTTTCCCTGCGCCCCGCTTGGCTTCGGCAGTTTGGAGACCGCTCTCGGCGAACCACAGTATCTGGCGCGCGATACCGTTGAGGATCTGGAGGTCACGCGCGCCGAGTCCGGCGCGCCCCAGGAGCGCGCGCAGGGTGAACATGATATGGTCGGGATTATCGGCGGGCAGGAAGCCGATCGCGACCAGCGCCCGACTCATCCGCTGCATCATCGCCTCGACCTCAGCCGCCGGCGCATACGGCTCGGCTGCTGGCAGGTCGCGCACTGTTCCCGCCGCCATCACCAACTCGTACGCGACCACCATCACGGCCTGCGCCAGGTTAAGCGAGGGGTACTCGGGCGCCGTCGGAATCGTGATCAGGCGCTGGCAAAGTGCGAGGTCGAGATTGACCAGCCCGGTGTCCTCGGGGCCGAAGACGACAGCGATGCGATTATGCACGGCTTCGGCGACCAGTTGTGCCGCCGCCTCGCGTACCGCCATCGCGCCCGCACGATAAAGCCCCGGCCGGCAAGTGCTGCCGACCACCAACGTGCAATCCGCGACGGCGGCGGCCAACTCGTCATAGCTCCGCGCAGTGCTCAGGACGTCCGCCGCATGCACCGCCATCGCCGCCGCCTCGCGCCCCCGCCAAGCGACCGGTGCGACCAGCCGGAGGTCGCGCAAGCCCATGTTTTTAAGCGCCCGTGCGGCGGCGCCGATGTTGCCGGCTTGAAGCGGTCGCACCAGGACGAAGGTGAAATTGTCGAGCGGGACCATCGGTCGGACATCTTAGCTGAGGTGGCAGGGGGCGCCACCCGGATGCGATAGGCGCACAAAACCGCTATCCTTTGCCGTGCGGGCGAGCGCGCCCTGCGGCCACGATGAAGATAGTCTCCTTTGGTGACATCCATATGGCGACGCGCAACCTCGCTCTGATGGGCGAGGTGATGCGCGACACCGACCTGGTGATAATCTCGGGCGATCTGACCAACTTTGGCGGCGAGGACGACGCGCGCAAGGTGCTCGACGCGACCCGGCGCGCTTGTCCGCATGTGCTCGCGTTGCCCGGCAACCTCGACCGCCGCGAAGTTATCGGCTTTCTGGAGCGCGAGGGCGTCGCGCTGCACGGGCGCGGGATGGTGCTCGACGGCGTGGCGATCTTCGGCTGCGGCGGCTCCAACATCACGCCCTTCAATACTCCGACCGAATTTAGCGAGGACGAGATTTACGCCACCCTGATGGCGGGCTATGAGCAGGTGCGCGGTCATCGTCCGCTCCTGATGGTCTGCCATACGCCGCCCTTTGACACCCGCTGCGATCGCATCGTCGGCGGCCGCCCGGTCGGCAGCACTGCTGCCCGCCGCTTCATCGAGGAAGTCCGGCCCGAGGTCTGCCTCTCCGGCCATATCCACGAGTCGGCGGGCACCGACACTATCGGGCCGACCCGCGTGTTCAATGCCGGCCCGTTCAAGGGCGGCGGCTATGTCGTCGTGCGCAGCGCGGCGCAGGGGCTTGAGGCCAAGCTGGAGTTTCTTTGAGGTCCCGGCACTGGATCGCGCGCGGCAGTCGGCCGGCGTGTACTACGGAAAACTGGTCAACGGGCGGAGCTTGGTGCTGCGCGGATGGGCCGCGCTGGTGCGCCGCTTTGTCTTCGGGAGGATCTGAGCTGCGCGCCCGCGCTGACGCCACGGGCGCCACCGAGTGTAATCGTCCAGGATGCTGAAGGCGGTATTTTTCGACGCGGCCGGAACGATCTTCCATACCCGCGAGCCGGCCGGGATGAGCTACGCCAGAATCGCGCGACGCTTCGGGCTTGAGGCTGACGCTGACGCGGTTGTCGCGGCGTTTCGGCGCGCCTTTCACGCCGCCCCCGGGCTCGCCTTCGGCCCCGGCAGGCCCGGGGCGGAGCTGCGCCGGATGGAGCGCGAATGGTGGCGCGCGCTCGTGCTTCGGACATTTGACGGGGTCGGCCGCTTCGCGGATTTCGAAGCCTACTTCGATGCCTTGTTCACTTTCTTTGCCGACCCTGCCAACTGGACCGCGGACCCCGACGCGCCGGCGTTGCTCGCAACCCTCAAGGCGCGCGGGATGCTGCTCGGGGTTATCTCGAATTTCGACTACCGCATCTACCGTGTGATCGAGGCACTCGGGCTGGCGCAGTATTTTGATTCAATCACCATCTCGTCAGAGGCGGGATGGGCTAAACCGGCGCCGGAAATCTTCCGCGCCGCGCTTGGACGCCATTCACTGTCGCCGGCCGAGGCAGTCCACGTCGGCGACTCCGAGACCCACGATCTGAGGGGGGCGTGCGGCGTCGGGATGGGCGCCATTTTAGTTGATCCGCAGAGCGCCGAGGCGCTCGCAGTGGCCGGGCGATGCGCTCGGGTGCGTGCGCTGGGCGACACTGCGATCGCGGTTGAGCAAATCGGGTAGCCTTGATCGCGATGGACAGTTTAATCTTAATCAACACGCCTGCCGGCCGGCGCGGGGCTTGGGGGCCCCTCCGGGCAATTTCACGGGCAGTAGAGCAACGATGAAGCAAATTTCGGGTCTGCGCAGACTTGCACCCTTAATGGTCCTGGTGGCGATAGCCATGGCGGCCCCAGCGGCGTGGGCGGCCGGGCTGGGCGCGCTCAACTCACGCTTGAGCGCGCTCGAGCCGCGGGTTGACGAGGCGTTGGCGAACCCTTCGGTCGCAAGCGACGTTATCCAACAGCTCGACAACGCTGAGGGCGAATTCGAACAAATCGCCAACAGCGGGGGCGCCAGCCGCGGCCAACTGCTCGATGCCTACATGCGGCTGGAGTCAATGCTCAACCGCCTGTACACGACTTACCAGCGCAAGAAGGACGCCTGTGTCGCGCAAATCGACGCCGGCGGCCACTGCGACTACGACCAGCCCGAGCAACTCGCGCTGCGCGCGGTCTATCCGCTGTCGTGGCTGCATTACCGCGGTGCGCTGCTCTACTCCAACGACCCGGCGCTGGCGCGCCGGCTGCTCAACCAGGCGATCGATGGCTTTACTTCGGCCACTCTGGTGATCTTCTCGCCCGAGCTGGTGCGTGAGAACCTGCTCGGGCGTGCATTATGCGAGCGCGAGCTCGGCAAGTACGACCGCCAGGAGTACAACCACGCGATCACCGACTTCAAACGCATTCTCAAGGATGGCCCGGAAACCCGCCAGTATCGCGCCGCCCAGCAGGGGTTGGCCGCGACGTACGCTGCCATGGGCAAGGCGGGGCAGGCGGCCAAGCTGGCCGGCGAGCTCGCCGCCGGCGCCTCCGGCTCGCAGCGGGAAGGGCTGGAACTGATGCGGCTGCGCGAGCTGTTCGAGGCCGAGGCGGCGACGGCAGATCCGGCCAAGAAGCTCGACTTCCATCGCAAGGCCGTCGAGTACATCCGCGAACGCCAAGACAATAAGAACGACTGGGCGGTCGCGCTGGCGGCGGTTTCGCAGTACGTCGCCGACCCCGTGGCCGAGTTCGGCAACTCCTCCGACCCGTTCGAGAAATGGCTGCTCGCAAGTGTGTTGTATTACAAGCGTCAGCCGCTGCCTGCGGCGAAATATTTTACCGAAGCCGCCAACAGCGGCCGCTTCCCGAAGGGCTACAAGTACGCCGCCGACATCTACTACTCGCTGGGTCGGATGGACCTGGTCCAGAAGCTGGTTGATCAGATCGCGCGCGAGCCGGGCAATCCCGACGCCCAGTGGGCCGCCTACATGCGCTTCAAGCTGCCGCGCCTGCAGTGGGAGCGCGGCGGCAAACGCAACGGCCAACTCGAAAGCGCGTGGGTCGCTGCCGCCGAGCAGTATCTCAAGACCTATCCCCGCGGACCATACGCCTACGAGCCGCGCTTCCGGCTTGCCGAGCGGCTTCAAAAGCAGGGCAAGTTCGCCGACGCTGCCAGGCTCTACGAGCAGGTCACCGGCAACCGGGAGTATGAATACACGGCGGTCTTCAACGCCGCCGAATGCCGCTACATGATGGTGGCGGCGGCCGAGAAGGCGCGCGCCGGTGCGGGCAAGGACGCCAAGCCGAGCGCGGCTGAGACCGCGCTGCGCGCAGAGGCGATCAAGGGCCTGCGCCAGACGATCCAGGGCGAGACGCAGGCTGAGCGTGCGGCGCCCGCCCAGCGCCGCTTCTTTTACGACCTGCGCGGGCGCGCGATCTACATGCTCGCGAGCCTCCAGGAGCATCAGCCGCCCGTGGACAATCGTGAGATTGCCGAGCTGCTCGCGGGCTACGAGACCGCTTACCCAGGGATGAGCAAGCACTTCAACGAAGTCTTCGAATGGCGGCTCAAGTCGCAGAGCGCCCTTGGCCAATGGGAGGCGATCGCGCGCGACGTCCAGGCTCTGGTCAAGCGCAACCAGGGCAACCTCGCCAACAGCGACTTCATTAAGGAGGTCGGCGTCGATTTCTGGAAGGGCGCCCAGGCCGCCCAGGCGC comes from the Candidatus Binataceae bacterium genome and includes:
- a CDS encoding sigma-54 dependent transcriptional regulator, which gives rise to MSQGLGAVALEPYRARILIVDEDEVAARSLAMALEQEGFDCDVCPSAEGALAAAEQGCEVILAAVRTHGLDGLDLLRRVRGRRPDIAVVLMASEPSVTSAVAAMREGAFDYLTKPLNADELSKILTRAIEMGSLQRENRRLRQQLDVASTAAAFIAESSQSKNLVAMVRRVAPSRSTALIEGESGTGKELVARMLHYWSHRAEGPFVAVNCKAFAEGVVESELFGHEKGSFTGAIAARAGCFERASGGTLFLDEIAEAGTDFQAKLLRVLEDGEVLRVGASKPRKVDVRIVAATNRVLRNEVAAGRFRADLYFRLNVIPVKIAPLRERREDILPLARHFLAFYTAQAGRPITLSPEAERTLLTYSWPGNVRELENVIERAVVMSGAEVLTPDAFALDGSIEPAAESDEPAAPNETLQAYLDRAAVARIRAALDAAKGNRAVAATTLGVDRTTLYRLMKRLGL
- a CDS encoding RNA methyltransferase, encoding MVPLDNFTFVLVRPLQAGNIGAAARALKNMGLRDLRLVAPVAWRGREAAAMAVHAADVLSTARSYDELAAAVADCTLVVGSTCRPGLYRAGAMAVREAAAQLVAEAVHNRIAVVFGPEDTGLVNLDLALCQRLITIPTAPEYPSLNLAQAVMVVAYELVMAAGTVRDLPAAEPYAPAAEVEAMMQRMSRALVAIGFLPADNPDHIMFTLRALLGRAGLGARDLQILNGIARQILWFAESGLQTAEAKRGAGKKLR
- a CDS encoding metallophosphoesterase, producing the protein MKIVSFGDIHMATRNLALMGEVMRDTDLVIISGDLTNFGGEDDARKVLDATRRACPHVLALPGNLDRREVIGFLEREGVALHGRGMVLDGVAIFGCGGSNITPFNTPTEFSEDEIYATLMAGYEQVRGHRPLLMVCHTPPFDTRCDRIVGGRPVGSTAARRFIEEVRPEVCLSGHIHESAGTDTIGPTRVFNAGPFKGGGYVVVRSAAQGLEAKLEFL
- a CDS encoding HAD-IA family hydrolase is translated as MLKAVFFDAAGTIFHTREPAGMSYARIARRFGLEADADAVVAAFRRAFHAAPGLAFGPGRPGAELRRMEREWWRALVLRTFDGVGRFADFEAYFDALFTFFADPANWTADPDAPALLATLKARGMLLGVISNFDYRIYRVIEALGLAQYFDSITISSEAGWAKPAPEIFRAALGRHSLSPAEAVHVGDSETHDLRGACGVGMGAILVDPQSAEALAVAGRCARVRALGDTAIAVEQIG